CACGTATTGCGGACGGGAAACAGCTCGGGCTTCTTCCCCGCTCTCAGCCTGGGCACGTTGGCGACCCTGTTGTTGCTGGGTCTGGTCGTCGTCCTCGATCAAATGTACGGCGTGCATGCCGCGCGCACGATCTCCTCGGCTCTCATTCCCACGACACTCCCCGAGCCGGTTCTTCTTCATGAGCCGATGAGCTCGCCGCGGTTCCGGGACGCCTCGGTGAACACCCTTCCTTTCGCCGACGTGGAGCGCGGCAAGGAAGGAACGATGCTGACGCTCGCCTCCATCGATCAGAACGGGACGGTGCGCGCGCTCGAGGTCATCTACCGGAGCGGCGACGAGCAGATGCTGGCGAGGACACTCGAGGCTCTGAGAGTGGCGGGTTTCGAGCCCGCGCGGCTCGGAGGGCACACCGTGGCGGTGAATTTCCTACATCTGTTCACCACGACCGAGGTTCGATCGCATCCCGGCCGCCGTTCGACGATCGAGATCGGTCGCAATCCATTTCGCGCTCGCCTCGAATGGGGCAATCTGACCCCTCGGGCGATCTGACCCGAAGCGATAAGATAAGGGGATAAGAAACGCGTGAGTCTTATCTCCCCATCTCCGCTATCCCGATATCCCCCTTGTTACACCGGGATCTGCGGATTTCAGCGGAGCTCGACGCGCGCGGTGGCGGTGTTGCCGAGCGTATCGCTAACCTTGACGACCAGCGTATAGACGCCATCGCGGAAGCCATCGAGAGTGAAGTCGAAGCTCTCTCGAGGCGAGTCGGAAACGCCGTCCGTGGGAAACACGACGCTCCATCTGCCAGAGTTGACGGCATACTCCGCCGCCTGTATCGGGCTGGTGTCGTCTAGGGCGACGAAGGCGATGCGATGCCCGGAACCCTCCGGTTGCGACGTGAGCCCCTCCACTCTCGGGGGGGTGTTGTCGACCTCGAAGCTCTTGCTGGTCTTCTCGCCCGACTTGGCCATGTCGGCTGGGTTCGAAGCGGCGTCGCGGGCGACGATTCGAAGCGTATAGCGGCCGTCGGGCATCGCGACCGTGTCCCAGGCGATGACGGCGTTCGTGAGCCCCGTCCTCAAGGGCCGCCAGAAGCTTTCCCCATCGGCCCGGTAGAGCACGTCGTAGCGGAGCTCGTCCTCGTTGGGGTCCGAAGCCTTCCAGGTGACCGTCTGGATGCCCTTGCGAAACAAAGGACGCGCGTAAGCCATGGCATTCATCGCCGCCGCCATCGCCGGGTTCTGTGCGCCGGCTCCATTCGCGTACGAGGACTCGTCGGCGAGACCGTCCTCCATCCCCAGGATCTCGATCTGCCCCGATGTCGCGATCGGCTTCTGGAAGATCTGCCCCGGTTGGTGGACGGTGATCTCCGTGACTTGGGGCGCGAGATTCTGCTGGAGATAGATCGCGGTCAAGGAATGCAGCTCCGGAGTGACCTCTCCCGTCGAATTGAGAACCGCCCTCCACTGGATGAAGCGCGCTCTCGGGCTCGTGATCTGCTCGCCCTCCGCGGTCTGGTAGGCGGGTGACCACTCGCTCCAGGTGTTGTCGGGCTCGTTCGAATTTCCCGACCGGGTTTGGACCTGGACGCCGGTACCGGCGGGGGCGCGCGATTCCCAGCGTATTTTCCCCCACGATGATACGGTCCCCGTGTCCCTTGTAGGTGAGAGGTAGGTGCCCTCGGTACGCCGGCCACGATTGAGCCGGTAGAGCTTGGCGGGGTTGCTCGTCGCGAGGAAGCTTTGGCCTTCGGAGCCCGCGCGAATGGCTGTCACCTGGTCGGCTTCCACGCTCGTTAGAAGAGAGCTCGTTTGATCCTGAGCCACCAGGAATACTCGCCCCGCGTTGCCGGTCCCGATCATCAGGCGATCGTCGCGCGCGAGCGAAAGGGAAAGGGGAGTGTTCTCGCTCGACCGCCAGAGGAGATCCGCGGCGCCTTCGGAATCGATTCGATAGAGTCCGCCGGCTTGAGACGATGCCGACGGCGCCGATCCCGGAGGGACCACGCTGGTGTCCGCGATCGCGGTTACGGTGACGGCGACTCCACCGGCGGCTGCGGCCAGAGGGTCCGGCGTCGCAAAGTCCGCCGGGGTCGGTGCTTCCGGCGGGGCCGCCCGCGTGCCGCCGTTGACCGTCGCCGCGTAGACGTTGCCGCGAGTATCGCTGACCAGGGCACGCACTTCTTGAAACGGCGTATCGAACAGGACCGAGGTCGTTCCGTTGGGATCTACCGAAAGGACCAGACCGTTCGGGTCCGTGCCGGCGAAGAGGTGGTCGTTGGCGTCGACGATCAGAGAAACGATGTGCGTCTCCTCGCTCGAAAAGAGCACTTCGCTCTCTCCCGAGCTCGTCACCCGATGCACGCGCGCGGCGTCCCCGGTGGCGACGAGGAGCCGGCCGACGGAATCGAGGGCGAGCGCCCAGATGTAACGCTCGTCCGGATCGAAGAAGACGTCATGGCTGCCGTCCGGCTCGATCCGGTACACCGATCCGCGGGGCGAGGTTCCCGCATAGATGTTGCCCTGCCGGTCTGCGGCCAGAGCGTGGACCTGGAGCTCATCCAGATCGGCGACGAGTCGTTCGTTCCCCTGTGGATCGATTTCATATACCTTCCCGTCGTTTCCGCTTCCTACGAAAACGGCGCCGCTGGGGGCGACTACCAGGCTCCAGAAATGCGGCTCGGTGGCTTCGTAGAGGACCTGAGCGACGGGAGCGAGGGTGATGCGGCCGTCCGAGTCGATCGATACCCCATCGGTATCCCCGCCGAGAAAATCCGTCTGGCTCTCCAATCTCCAGAAGGTGGGAACGGCGGCGGCGACGGAAAGGGCAACGCCTAAGGTCGCCACGCCAGCCAGCAAATAGCGCAACCGATTTATCGACAAAGGACCAAACTTCCTTTCGAAGATCTCGAGGTGGGACTCAGTGTTTCTTCACTTCGAGTTGGAGCATCCGGAAGCCCGAGACGTCGTAATCCGTCGTCACTTCCTGCTCCAGGAACGTGGAGTTGCCCAGGGGAGTGAAGCCGCTTCCGGACTCGTCGGTCTCGAGAACTTTCATGACGCTGGGCGGGAGAGCCGTCAGGTACTCGCCCGCCACGATGGCGGCGCTCGAGTTCATGCGGCTGACGCGCACGTAGAGTCGATTGTTCTTGCGAAGTGAGTTGATCGCACGGACGAGCTGGTCCATGTTTTTCGGAACGAAACCCCGGCCCGCCTCGTTACGCTCCACCGCCGATACGGAATCGGCGTCGGCCACCATGACCCGCAGCTTTCCCGACCTCACGTAAGGCGGGATCGTCAGCTCAACGGTCTCGAGCGTCTCGTCGCCGCGATAGGAGCGGAGCAGCAGGTTCAATGTGACCGTGCCTCCCGGGTCGACCTCGTCCGAGGAGAACCAGGCGCGAAGCAGTTGCGCCGACAACGGCACCTCGGTGGCTTCGAGATCGACTCGAATCTCCCGTAGCGTGACGTCCTCGAAGTCGTTGCTCAGCAGGAACTGCAGGGGGGCCGCCACCATGGCCGAGGCGGAGACCGCCGCTTGCTGATCGGTAAAGATGTCCTCGATGTTGATGTTGCGGTTGCTCGTGGTCTCGATCCAGGCCGAGAGCTTCACCGTCTGGCTCCCGAACTGGCGTTCGGTCGACTGCAAGATGGCGACGAGCGTGGCATAGGCGAGCACGGGCGAGAAGAGCTCATCGTCCACGATCTCGACCGAATAGTCCTGTTCCTGCCCCAGGCTCGTGGCCACATTGACCCGCAAAGGGATCATGCGGGGTTTGGGACCGAGCACTCCCTTGATCGCCGTCGCCCGATCCTGGACCCACGTCCCGATGGTGTCACCGCTCGAGGCCATCTTGAACGAGCTCATGAGCGACGGGAGGACGAGGTGCACGTCGGACTGCATCATGGGGTACTCGATGGGCCCGAGGTTGAACAGCGGGTGGCCGAACGCGTAAACGTCGTCGCTCTCCGGATCGACGTGCGTCACCGTGCCCGTCGCCGATATGGAGAGATCCCCGGTGACGAGTCCGACTCCGACGGCATCGCCCGGCTCGAGCGGTCTTCGCTCCGCGTCCTGTGCCGTCGTACCGGTGCTGAGCGTCGCCGCACCCCCCATCAACGGCTCGACGCCGAGCTGTCTCAGAAGCGGCGCCACGAGCTCGAACGACTCCTTGGAGAAGCCGACGAGAGAAGCGGGCGTCGCGATCGGGGCGAGCTCGCGTCCCAGATGAGGGCGGAGCAGGTCGACCCCGGTGAGGGAGACCCCCTGGAGCGGAACGGATGCCGGACGCGGCGGCGCGACGCGCGATAGCCCCGCCGCAGTCAAGGGAAACTCGAGCGGCTCGCTCCGTGCGGCCCGGCGCGTCGAGGGCCGTGCCGTCTTGTCGAACATCTCCTGGATGGGAGTAATGCCGGCGATCGGGTCCTTTGCGAAGGGAAAGGCATAGGCAATGGCCCCGATCAGCTTCCCGTCGACGTAAACAGGGCTCCCGCTCATCCCGGCGATGACACCGGTGTGCTCGAGCGGGCCACCCGAAAGCTCGGCCAGGATCATGTTCTGGTTCGGGCCGAAGTTTCGAAGCACTCCCAGAATGGTGACTTTGAAGGACTCGATGGCATCGCCACGGAAGACCGTACGACCCTCCCCGATCATCCCCGGAACGATCTCGTTCACCGGGATGGACTCGACGGGCGTCGCGAGCGCGAGCGAGGCCAGTGATAGGATCGATGCGAACGCCAGCGCGAACACGTTCTTCATAGGTGGCGGATCTTCCTGCAGCCTAACAGGTTATGATAGTTCAACGGGCTAGCATGGTCAACGAAAGTTGACGTGGGGTGTGCCGCGATGCTAGCCTTCGTGCACTATGGGGAAATCGAGATCGTGGATCCGCGGCCGTTCGGTCTCGTCCCACCCCGTTCATCCCGTCCATCCACGGGGCTAGCCGGCGAGCAAACGCCGAATAGCCCGAAATCCTGACATGGAGCCATCGAAGTCCCGGCTCGTCGCATCGATCACCGCGGAAACGACGAGCGAGCTGCTGAAGCGGGCAGTCGAGTTCGCCCCACGCGTCGACGCGGTCGAGCTTCGCGTCGACGGCGTCCGGGACCCCGACCTCGCTCGCCTCCACGCGGGGCGCCCCGGAACCACGATCTTGACGTGCCGCTCAAAGGCCCAGGGTGGCGCCTTCCGCGGGAGCGAGGAGGATCGATTGAAGCTCCTCGAGCAGGCGGTCGCACTCGGCTTCGACTATGTCGACCTCGAGATCGAATCGGCGCCACGTTCCTTCCCGAAGTCGCCCTCGAAGATCATCCGATCGCACCACGATTTCGACGGCCTGCCCGCCGATGCGAGCGCGATCGTGGACCGCGCTCTCGGACTCGGAGCCGACGTTGTCAAGCTCGCCGCGCGGGTCGGCTCGCTCGACGACACGATGCGTCTCGCGAAGCTCGGTGAGCGCGTCCGAGCGGCAGGACGAGAGTTCGCGCCCGTCCCGCTCGGTCCTTCCGGAACGAGCGGCCGGATTCTCGCGAGCCGTCTCGGTGCCTTCTTCGCCTACGCTCCCGTCAGCGCCACGCAGCCGACGGGACCGGGCCAAGTTCCGCTCGACGAGCTCGAGGGCCTGTACCGCTTCCGGCAGATCGGCGAGGCAACCAAGATCTACGGCATCGTGGGTACGAGAGTTCTCGAGAGCCGTTCACCGGCGATGCACAACCGCTTCTTCGCGAAGATCGGTCGGGACGCGGTTTACGTTCCCTTTCAGGAGTCGAGGATCACGCCGTTCCTCGAGGCGGCGCGCGCGCTGCCCGTCTCCGGTCTCTCCATCACCATCCCCTTCAAGGAAGAGATCATCCCTTTCCTCGATGACTTGGACCCCGTCGTTTCGCGAATCGGCGCGGTGAATACCGTGGTCGTTCGGGACGGAAGATGGATTGGATTCAACACGGATTATCTGGGGGTGAGCGAGCCTCTCGAGCGCTTCGGACCGTGGGAGAACCGCCGTGCAATCATCGTCGGCGCCGGGGGTGCGGCCCGGGCGGCCGCCTTCGCCCTCCGAGAGAAGAAAGCCTCGCTGCTCGTTCTCTCGAGACGCGAGGCGCGTGCGGCGGCGCTCGCCGAGCGTTTCGGCGCCGAGTCGGGATCTCTCGAGCGTCTCGGGGCATCGCGCTGCGACCTGCTCGTGAACGCGACGCCGGCGGACATCGAGTACGAGCCCGCTCCCGGATCCGTGGTCTTCGACATGGTGACCCTCCCCGAGGAGACCGATCTGGTGCGAAGATCGCGGCAGAAGTCGGCCCGCACCATAACCGGTCTCGAGATGCTCGCGGCCCAGGCGAGGCACCAGGCGCTTCTTTGGACCGGCGAGTCCCCGTCGTACGAGCAGATGCTGTCCTGGGCCCGCGGAAAACGTCTCGATCGCTACTCCCGTCAGGTGCTCTTCAAGGAGATTGGGGCAGGAGGTCAGGGACGCATCGGAGAAGCCTCGGTTCTCGTCGTCGGCGCGGGCGCCCTGGGCTCGGTGGCTTCCGAGATGCTCGTCCGAGCCGGCGTGGGTCGCATGCGCCTCGTCGATCGCGACTACGTGGACGAGACCAATCTCCAGCGCCAGAGTCTCTACGACGAGACCGACGTCCGCGAAGGCCTGCCCAAGGCGGTCGCCGCGGCGAGAAAGCTCACGCGCATCAACGGTGACGTCACGATCGATTTCCGTGTGGAAGACGTTCATCCGGGAAACATCGTGTCTTTGCTGGACGGGGTGGATCTGGTGATGGACGGCACCGACAACTTCGAGACCCGCTATCTGATGAACGATGCCTGCATTCGCGAGGGGGTGCCCTGGATCTACGCCGCCTGCGTGGGAAGCTATGGCATGAGTTATGTCATTTGGCCAGGACGAGGGCCGTGCCTGCGTTGCTTTCTCGAGCACGTGCCGGCGCCGGGCACCTCGCCGACTTGCGATACGTCTGGAGTCATCGCTCCCGCGGTCCACGCGGTGGCTTCGTTCCAGGTGAGCGAGGCGCTCAAGATTCTCTCGGGTCGAGAGGATGCGCTCACCGGCGCACTCTACTCGATCGATGTGTGGTCGGGCCGCGTCGACTCCTTCAAACCGGCGGAGCGGCGCCCGGACTGTCCTGCCTGCGGCGCGAAGAGCTTTCCTTTTCTCGACGGGGTCATGACGAGCGAGACCGTGACTCTGTGCGGTCGCAACGCCGTGCAAGTGCGCCCCGCCGCCAAGCGGGAAGTTCCCCTCGAGGCCGTCGCCCGACAATTGGAGAAGCTCGGCGAGGTGACCGCCAACCGTTATCTGCTGCGTGCCAAGCTCGACGGGCTCGAGCTGGTTCTCTTCGAGGACGGCCGCGCCATCGTGCACGGGACGGAAGATCCGGCTGAGGCGAAGAGCCTTTACGCGCGTTACGTGGGTGCCTGATGACGAGGTCGTCACTCATCGAGATCCCGACGGGCGTGCAGTGTTTCTTCGGCGACGAGGCGCGTCTTCGTCGCGAGGTGGAGCGCACCGTCGTAGAAGTTTTCTGCGGGTGGTCCTACGAAGAGGTCGTCCTTCCGCTCTTCGATTTCGATGAAGTGTTCACTCGTGGCGGCGGTCCCATCTCGCGAGCGGGCACATACCGCTTCATCGGAAGAAACGGGGAGATCCTGGCCCTTCGGCCCGATTTCACCGCGCTGGTCGCCAAAGTCGTGGCGTCCCGACTCTGGGGTCTCGAGCTGCCCTTGAGATTGTTCTATACCGGAGAAGTCCTGCGCTATCAACCTCCGCGTGCCGGCAAGCAGGAAGAGCTCTTCCAGATTGGGCTCGAGCATTTCGGCGACGGCGTCGATGCCGACGTCGAGGTGCTCCTCGTCGCTTTCGAGGCGCTCGATCGGCTCGGCGTCCACGACGCGGTGGTGACGCTCGGCCACGTGGGTGTCGTTCTCCCCCTGCTCTCCGGTGCCGAGAACCGGGCTGCCGCGCTCGATGCGGTTCGTCGCCATGACAAGGAGGCCCTGGCGCGCGCCGTGGGAGATGAAAGGTCTCGCCCGGTATTGGAGCTGATGGGGCTCAGCGGAAAGCGTGACGTGCTCGACGAGGCACTGAGTCTGGCGGATAGCCCTGCCCTACGTCGTCTCGAAGCGATTGCTTCCCGCATCGAGGAGCTCGGCTTCGGAGAGCGGGTGCGCTTCGACTTCGCCGAAGTCCGGGGCTTCGACTATTACACGGGATACGTCTTCGAGGTCCATGCGCCCGGTGCCGGACTCGAGCTCGGCGGAGGCGGGCGCTACGACTCCCTCGTCGGCCGCTTCGGCCGCGATCTTCCCGCCGTCGGCTTTTATCTGTCGCTCGATCGGCTGGCCGAGCTTCTCGAAAAACGCGGCTACGCGCCTCGGCCGGTGGATGAGGCCGAGGGGCTCCCGTTGCGCGAAGCCTTGGCGGCGCGGCGGGTGGGGCGCCGGGTCAGGGTGACGGAAGTATGACGCTTACTCTGGCGATTCCCACGGGACGGATATTCGAAGAGACGAAGTCGCTGCTGTCACGATGCGGGATGTCGGTTTCCGACGAAGCCTTGACCAACCGCAAGCTCCGGATCGCGGCCAAAGGATGCACCCTCGTGCTCGCGAAGGATCGCGACGTGGCGACCTACGTGGAGCACGGCGTCGCCGACGCGGGGATCGTCGGGAAGGACGTGCTCGTGGAACAGGCGCCGGAGATCTACGAACCGCTGGACCTGGGTGTCGGCCGCTGCCGAATGGTCGTCGCCCGCCCCAGACAATCGGGCGGAAAGCCCTACCGGGAGCGATCGGTCGTGCGGGTGGCTACGAAATACCCTCGGGTGGCAACCACTTACTTCCATCAGGACGGGATCCCCGTGGAGGTCATTCCTCTTTCGGGCTCGGTCGAGCTGGCGCCGCTCCTCGGCTTGTCCGACGTCATCGTCGACGTCGTCCAGACCGGGCGCACGCTCGAGGCCAACGGCCTCGAGATCGAGGAGGTCCTGTTCGTGAGTACCGCACGCCTGATCGTGAACCGCGCGAGCTTTCGCCTCGAGAACGACGCCGTTCGGGGCCTCGTTCGCCGTCTCGAAGAGGGAGTGCGAGCGTGATCGCGCTCTTCCACGGGGCCGACGCCTACTTCCGATCGCGACCCGTCGTTTCGCCCGGGGGCGAGAGCTCGGTTCGCGAACGGGTAGCCGCCCTCGTCGAGCGCGTGCGGATCGGAGGTGACCGCGCGCTCCTCGAGCTGATTTCGGAGCTCGATGGCGCTCTACTGGCGGCAGACGAGATTCGCAT
The nucleotide sequence above comes from Vicinamibacteria bacterium. Encoded proteins:
- the hisG gene encoding ATP phosphoribosyltransferase; amino-acid sequence: MTLTLAIPTGRIFEETKSLLSRCGMSVSDEALTNRKLRIAAKGCTLVLAKDRDVATYVEHGVADAGIVGKDVLVEQAPEIYEPLDLGVGRCRMVVARPRQSGGKPYRERSVVRVATKYPRVATTYFHQDGIPVEVIPLSGSVELAPLLGLSDVIVDVVQTGRTLEANGLEIEEVLFVSTARLIVNRASFRLENDAVRGLVRRLEEGVRA
- a CDS encoding type I 3-dehydroquinate dehydratase; this encodes MEPSKSRLVASITAETTSELLKRAVEFAPRVDAVELRVDGVRDPDLARLHAGRPGTTILTCRSKAQGGAFRGSEEDRLKLLEQAVALGFDYVDLEIESAPRSFPKSPSKIIRSHHDFDGLPADASAIVDRALGLGADVVKLAARVGSLDDTMRLAKLGERVRAAGREFAPVPLGPSGTSGRILASRLGAFFAYAPVSATQPTGPGQVPLDELEGLYRFRQIGEATKIYGIVGTRVLESRSPAMHNRFFAKIGRDAVYVPFQESRITPFLEAARALPVSGLSITIPFKEEIIPFLDDLDPVVSRIGAVNTVVVRDGRWIGFNTDYLGVSEPLERFGPWENRRAIIVGAGGAARAAAFALREKKASLLVLSRREARAAALAERFGAESGSLERLGASRCDLLVNATPADIEYEPAPGSVVFDMVTLPEETDLVRRSRQKSARTITGLEMLAAQARHQALLWTGESPSYEQMLSWARGKRLDRYSRQVLFKEIGAGGQGRIGEASVLVVGAGALGSVASEMLVRAGVGRMRLVDRDYVDETNLQRQSLYDETDVREGLPKAVAAARKLTRINGDVTIDFRVEDVHPGNIVSLLDGVDLVMDGTDNFETRYLMNDACIREGVPWIYAACVGSYGMSYVIWPGRGPCLRCFLEHVPAPGTSPTCDTSGVIAPAVHAVASFQVSEALKILSGREDALTGALYSIDVWSGRVDSFKPAERRPDCPACGAKSFPFLDGVMTSETVTLCGRNAVQVRPAAKREVPLEAVARQLEKLGEVTANRYLLRAKLDGLELVLFEDGRAIVHGTEDPAEAKSLYARYVGA
- a CDS encoding ATP phosphoribosyltransferase regulatory subunit; this encodes MTRSSLIEIPTGVQCFFGDEARLRREVERTVVEVFCGWSYEEVVLPLFDFDEVFTRGGGPISRAGTYRFIGRNGEILALRPDFTALVAKVVASRLWGLELPLRLFYTGEVLRYQPPRAGKQEELFQIGLEHFGDGVDADVEVLLVAFEALDRLGVHDAVVTLGHVGVVLPLLSGAENRAAALDAVRRHDKEALARAVGDERSRPVLELMGLSGKRDVLDEALSLADSPALRRLEAIASRIEELGFGERVRFDFAEVRGFDYYTGYVFEVHAPGAGLELGGGGRYDSLVGRFGRDLPAVGFYLSLDRLAELLEKRGYAPRPVDEAEGLPLREALAARRVGRRVRVTEV
- a CDS encoding energy transducer TonB — encoded protein: MLTHPRSSVLSALYDGEIAPAAAAALELHLENCEPCSGEYRRLGELANAVRHLPRMSAPQNLAVRVREQFDAEERGMVPVLRGHVLRTGNSSGFFPALSLGTLATLLLLGLVVVLDQMYGVHAARTISSALIPTTLPEPVLLHEPMSSPRFRDASVNTLPFADVERGKEGTMLTLASIDQNGTVRALEVIYRSGDEQMLARTLEALRVAGFEPARLGGHTVAVNFLHLFTTTEVRSHPGRRSTIEIGRNPFRARLEWGNLTPRAI
- a CDS encoding SpoIVB peptidase S55 domain-containing protein; its protein translation is MKNVFALAFASILSLASLALATPVESIPVNEIVPGMIGEGRTVFRGDAIESFKVTILGVLRNFGPNQNMILAELSGGPLEHTGVIAGMSGSPVYVDGKLIGAIAYAFPFAKDPIAGITPIQEMFDKTARPSTRRAARSEPLEFPLTAAGLSRVAPPRPASVPLQGVSLTGVDLLRPHLGRELAPIATPASLVGFSKESFELVAPLLRQLGVEPLMGGAATLSTGTTAQDAERRPLEPGDAVGVGLVTGDLSISATGTVTHVDPESDDVYAFGHPLFNLGPIEYPMMQSDVHLVLPSLMSSFKMASSGDTIGTWVQDRATAIKGVLGPKPRMIPLRVNVATSLGQEQDYSVEIVDDELFSPVLAYATLVAILQSTERQFGSQTVKLSAWIETTSNRNINIEDIFTDQQAAVSASAMVAAPLQFLLSNDFEDVTLREIRVDLEATEVPLSAQLLRAWFSSDEVDPGGTVTLNLLLRSYRGDETLETVELTIPPYVRSGKLRVMVADADSVSAVERNEAGRGFVPKNMDQLVRAINSLRKNNRLYVRVSRMNSSAAIVAGEYLTALPPSVMKVLETDESGSGFTPLGNSTFLEQEVTTDYDVSGFRMLQLEVKKH